One Aegilops tauschii subsp. strangulata cultivar AL8/78 chromosome 2, Aet v6.0, whole genome shotgun sequence genomic window, cagaagaggtgaggATTTCCCCAAGGAGTGGGCCAAGTGTCAAGCCAAGTTGGCTAAAATGGCAAAAgaggcagtgaagaaattcaatgaagattctgcaactgacactgctgaggcctctgctagcaagcctaagaaggctatGCCCAAGAAGCCCGCTCACAAGCCCAGTGCTTCGTCTCAAATGCCCTCACAGCCTAGCTCtgcaaagccctcacggccaattcctcaagctgctccagctcctccaaagtcctcagcacctgtgcatatcgcctcgtgccaaaggacaaaagatatctgaattgcctcaggagcctctgcaagttcttcaAATCCTCCGCTTTCCTCAACAGGCCCTACcttgctgaagacaaaggccactgctggacgaggcactagaccaagtcctcacaagaagcaggtcgcctttcaaGTACCGTCCGATgatgacgaagctgatgatgaggaacttgccgaaatcatcagagacaaacagcaaagggccgctagagccaaaggcagtagTGTGCCATTGATGCtagatccaaagttgatcctagacttcatcgacttatggcacaaggaccccaacacaccTCTGCCTGACatgaacctcactcctggtcaaagtcatacactacaggaatcagctactttgccgtttgccatggcagacggcaaaggcaaggatggcggatggcaaaaggctccggcaaagtaggcatcggtaaagagcttctttgccgtctgctttctgaagcggacggcaaaggggcctttgccatcagcggcggacggcaaagaaagccgacggcaataaattcgctgttagtccgttaggtggctaatggcagtctttgccgtccgtggctgacggcaaagagcatcaagcctttgtcgtctgccactataggcaaactgaccaaatgggtcagctgctaggaagcacaggtggttgccacatggcttctttgccgtccgccgcggacggcaaagagcccgttgccgtcggtggcagacggcaaagagtctgcattgcctctttttttctgttttttcttatacccaaccatttgcacagcaaatagatgatacatatatatttttcacatggcaagttcacagcaaacatatgagatatccaacacatataatttcatcatacatgcatagttccgtcaaccatacatagcaagttccacatacatgcatccaaccatacatattacaatagtgtcatcctaccatacatgcatagttcatcgatataaaagaaacatagttcatccaaacaagcactccatctatgctagcttccgtgaagcgaatgaattctgcaaaatgggaaataagaaagttagaagaagaagattagaagaagaagaagaagaagaagaagaaaatgaagaagaagaagaatatatgacatttatgagctaatttaggtgaaattgatcgtttgtgagctaacttaggtgaaatggatcgtttatgagctaacctaggtgaaatggatcgcttatgagctaacttaggtaaaatgcatcattttagagctaacctaggtaagatggatcatttatgagctaagtaaggtaaaatgggtcattttagagctaacttgggtaaaatggatcatttatgagctaagtaaggtaaaatggtcattttagagctaacttgggtaaaatggatcgtttatgagctaattaaggtaaaatggatcattttagaactaacttaggtaaaatggatcgtttttgagctaactaggctaattatgccatttttttacataagtaagctaagtacatgtcattattgagcaaacctagttaactataactttggtcattttggaggaaacaaagctaaatatagatcgttttagagctaacttaggtaaaatggatggttttggaggtcagtaagcttattaagtcattttggaggaaataaagctaagtctaggtcattgtggtaagcattttggaggaaataaggctaagtctaggtctttatgcatttgttaagcaaaacactagagaaacttaccatgatcatggaggtgtaggagcgggcaggctcgtgccggtagctggagaaggattgtgcgatgcttgtctggagttacgctgcaccaaagatcatttccaatgtctcgttagcatgatgacactcaagtgttaagactagcaagtaatgtccattcaaattaaactcaccgtggtcccaggagcaatcactggcatcggcggagcggtctgaccggtcttctcgcacacagactgcacatttggttttgacgactcagtcatactagttagtaatgagacaaacactacatgaatgttttggctaatctgtagaagaaacttaccataaggagctcgtacatggcccttgcctgcatgtcattccgtgccctctcctcctccaacatcgttgtcgtcctctcctccaactcccgctgcctctccgccgcctccgccagaagtttctccgttctatctctctcactctctatagcagcctgcaacaccactcctcgttaccatttgtaatcattgatggaagcacagacaatgtaatggagaatgataactgagtacgtataactaaccttgatggcgagttggactggccgttcacgaggccttatctcaggagcggagctcgactggcgcgccttgatctccgggagagtgctaggacaacggataagtccatctccaatggctatggagccatgggacctcccgccaccagatatcatcaccagctctggatcaatgggaccctggctcgggttaaagtcctcccctttcctcgccttcccctcatctctatatttcacgagcttgtcgtgggaggagatgttggtgaagttgtttgcatcatcgaggtcagacggagagaatgccttgactttcttgaaagaggcagtgtgggccatggcatacaggtcgtacacctctggcaccttatccgccttattgtagcgtgcctgaaagagagaaacaaagtaaattagtaattaaagggctcaagctagcatgatgaatgaattgcatgaatcatgaagcaaaccacacacccaattccgcccgaactgatataagttggagctgccttgatggtgtggcacaccttccatttgggcacgtttgtccttggccgcgttgtggacggctagccattcttttgagcaccactcattgaccaacacctcccaacaatccatccgatccgcacaccatctcggaggcgcctaatttagcaaatagaaacttgagcgctacggctatgatttactaaatgaaggaagtaagtacaaggccttaagaattaccttcatgtactgctccttactcaggaacttattgcggcacgccggcttgggcttcttgataccacgcaaggcgtagtagtctcgaacagcctgcacccgagcctcgtgccgtaagttctgtagtaggcgcttgcagacgttctcgataacatttgccgcctcctcctcgtatccctcctcacacctgtagaatgtctgcaatcaaatgagacaatattgattagcaCAATTAATAACTacctagttgaagatttttaaatgtgtaaaggagaaattacccagaactttctgatcaccacatctgccctcgtgtcgcacaagacaccgtcgataatctcacccggcggggccggggcagccaagtagtgctcccagctcaatccaagctctggaagccgaccctcaccaggcaacgtgacaaaccccgggaagttttgccggcaaagcactccaaggacggagttgggccggcggacactatgatggtggtcccaacccctacagcatgacaaggccaacgcattagatatttgaagaaacgtgaatgcagaagctACAAAaggattaaatgcacttacctctccccatcagggaaaatcaaccacctctgctcgcgggtcgccggcacggacgggagccgtgtacaaccacgctggtagacggtgcccccctcctcctcaatatcagtcggctccccgccatcatcagcatggccactcggcccctcaggctcatccggcaaggtaccccatccagacgtgtgctcctccggggtctcgtgggccgaaggcgcGTCGACCCAAGGCTCGTAGGCCAaaggcccgtcgacccgaggctcgtgggccgaaggctcatggaccggagtccgtgtagcctcctcctcggacgagtccaccctagcagtcacgtgctcgggtgaaacagctgggggtggcggcgaggaacgcgccctagcagtcaccctacctcctctcccgcgaccacgtcctccaactcctctcttcttccctcccttacctcgtcccctgctgggcaccgctgtcgacgaagaagggcccggcggtgtcgccatactgttcagcaacgctcggcggagaggtgtgtgtggaatggaagacctcccaccacgcgccgacaaagaaggggcctcggagcgctcccgaccagcgcccaccatctttcaacacctgccatgacaaagagtaaacgaaattagtacaacataaaaaaataccgacatgaataataatatgtatatcacttatgtatcatcatcaagtacaacataaaaaaattgaatacctgacactactaataatctcgatcactatcatcaataaatgcataatcatcatcatcactataatcaatgacgggctcatagggttcagtggcatcaaatatatgacctaactcataattcacaaatatatgacctcGTCTGCCTCTGGTGTcgtgggtgtcgtgtcggggtcggggtgccgtgtcggggtcggggtgctgtttcggggtcggggtgtcggggtggtcggggtcggggtgtggtgtcagggtgtcgggggtcggggtgtcgtgccggggtgtcggggtggcgtgtcggggtcggggtgtcagggtgtcggggtcggggtcggggtgtgggtcaGGTGTGGTGTCAGgttgtcagggtgtcggggtcggggtgtcaggatgtcggggtcggggtgttagggtatctttttcttcttcttcttcttcttcttcttcttcttcttcttcttcttcttttttcctgtttttttccttttcttcttctcttcttcttcttttcttcttcttcttcttcttcttcttcttcttcctcttctcctttttcctcttcttc contains:
- the LOC141040765 gene encoding uncharacterized protein, which codes for MGFSSELVNIFIFFGAEEFDEAYAFLFFTTARSAALVFFAYDAEGRTGLAVPSRGRGKGGKKRGVGGRGRGRGGRVTARARSSPPPPAVSPEHVTARVDSSEEEATRTPVHEPSAHEPRVDGPLAYEPWVDAPSAHETPEEHTSGWGTLPDEPEGPSGHADDGGEPTDIEEEGGTVYQRGCTRLPSVPATREQRWLIFPDGERGWDHHHSVRRPNSVLGVLCRQNFPGFVTLPGEGRLPELGLSWEHYLAAPAPPGEIIDGVLCDTRADVVIRKFWTFYRCEEGYEEEAANVIENVCKRLLQNLRHEARVQAVRDYYALRGIKKPKPACRNKFLKSEHIYDIIELISVQLPPTCVVIRVTFAVGSTNSGFVLPKGRPVREVMVSPT